A portion of the Cryptomeria japonica chromosome 5, Sugi_1.0, whole genome shotgun sequence genome contains these proteins:
- the LOC131060896 gene encoding stress-response A/B barrel domain-containing protein HS1, translating to MESLGVVKHIFLAKFKADITPERIEEFIKTFGNLVTVIEPFKSLQWGEDISIENQQQGFTHVFECTFDNVEGLDAYLAHPAHVEFANQILPAVEKYIVIDYKPMRFV from the exons ATGGAATCTTTGGGTGTAGTAAAACACATTTTCTTGGCGAAATTCAAGGCAGACATTACACCTGAAAGAATTGAAGAATTTATCAAAACATTTGGAAACCTCGTCACTGTCATTGAACCCTTCAAATCTCTTCAATG GGGAGAGGATATTAGCATTGAAAATCAGCAACAAGGTTTCACACATGTTTTTGAATGTACATTTGACAATGTTGAAGGTCTTGATGCCTATCTAGCCCATCCTGCTCACGTAGAATTTGCTAATCAGATACTACCAGCAGTGGAAAAATACATCGTTATTGATTATAAGCCAATGCGCTTTGTCTGA